The following are from one region of the Mesorhizobium sp. B4-1-4 genome:
- a CDS encoding acyclic terpene utilization AtuA family protein, which translates to MSKPVLIGAAAGFAGDRSDSSGPLIDLLSRSDGPRFLIYETLAERTLALAQKQKQIVPSAGAVPSLERLLRPALRDCARNGIKIVGNFGAANPHAAMDAIAGWMAEDGCGALRIACVSGDNLLDQITDADLAAIDLDNGVPKTQLVAANVYLGAAAIVEALDGGADIVVTGRVADPALALGPLIHAFGWAWNDWDKLAAGTLAGHLLECGPQVSGGYFADPGCKDVPTMDAIGYPVVKVASNGVFEITKPDGTGGLIDRRTVTEQLLYEIHDPAAYFTPDVILDITDVELVDLGAHRVQVSGAKGSPRPNKLKVTVCLDGGQLAEAEISYAGPNALGRAKLAAETILRRMARFAPGLKVRVDAIGQQSVFGSNERSPFSVNGVMCGSEDIRLRFAAMTEDRKVGQLLLDEVGALYCAGPAGGGGVRAHLTPRLASGSCFVERERVNHHVIFRDA; encoded by the coding sequence GCCCTTTGATAGACTTGCTTTCGCGCAGCGACGGGCCCCGGTTTCTAATTTACGAGACTCTTGCTGAACGTACGCTTGCTCTTGCCCAGAAGCAGAAGCAAATCGTGCCTTCGGCAGGCGCGGTGCCGTCGCTCGAGCGGCTTTTACGACCCGCGCTACGCGACTGTGCTCGCAATGGAATAAAGATCGTCGGCAACTTCGGGGCAGCAAATCCGCATGCGGCCATGGATGCAATCGCCGGTTGGATGGCCGAAGACGGCTGTGGCGCATTGCGTATCGCTTGCGTTTCGGGAGACAATCTACTTGATCAGATTACCGACGCAGACTTGGCTGCCATTGACTTGGACAATGGTGTGCCGAAGACCCAACTCGTAGCTGCTAACGTATATCTGGGAGCGGCCGCCATTGTTGAGGCGCTCGACGGCGGAGCTGACATAGTCGTCACGGGACGGGTAGCTGACCCGGCCTTGGCTCTTGGTCCTTTGATTCATGCTTTCGGTTGGGCGTGGAACGATTGGGACAAGCTTGCCGCCGGCACCTTAGCCGGACACCTCCTGGAATGCGGACCTCAAGTATCGGGGGGGTACTTTGCTGACCCAGGTTGTAAAGACGTGCCGACGATGGATGCGATAGGCTATCCTGTTGTGAAGGTAGCATCAAATGGTGTGTTCGAAATAACAAAGCCGGACGGTACCGGCGGATTGATCGATCGGCGAACCGTCACTGAACAGCTTCTCTATGAGATTCACGATCCAGCCGCCTATTTTACGCCGGACGTTATTCTCGATATCACTGATGTCGAGCTTGTCGACTTGGGAGCACACCGGGTTCAGGTAAGCGGCGCGAAAGGCAGCCCACGTCCCAACAAATTGAAGGTCACGGTCTGCCTCGATGGCGGGCAATTAGCGGAGGCCGAGATTTCCTATGCCGGACCAAACGCCTTAGGGCGCGCCAAACTGGCCGCCGAGACCATACTGCGGCGGATGGCGAGATTTGCCCCAGGGCTGAAGGTGCGGGTCGATGCCATTGGGCAGCAGAGCGTGTTCGGGTCAAATGAGCGCAGTCCGTTTTCCGTGAACGGCGTCATGTGCGGCTCCGAAGATATTCGACTTAGGTTCGCGGCGATGACAGAAGATCGAAAAGTCGGTCAGTTGCTATTGGACGAGGTCGGCGCGTTGTATTGCGCCGGACCGGCGGGCGGCGGAGGGGTTCGGGCACATCTGACCCCTCGATTGGCGAGCGGCTCATGCTTCGTGGAGCGCGAGCGCGTCAACCACCATGTGATCTTTCGGGACGCCTGA
- a CDS encoding M20/M25/M40 family metallo-hydrolase — translation MHVDAIVEDLLDRQDEIMRELFNFLRMPSVSTDPAFCQGMRRAQEFLLDWLNRMGLSEVQLLDGGGHPAVFGAWNGASGKPTVLIYGHYDVMPPDPIEAWVTPPFEPTIRDGRIYARGASDVKGSTVIALATVAAFLSLRGSCPVNIKIFLEGEEESGSPSLRNIVLQHKELLQAEAMISADGGRASAHFPTINVGCRGLGELEFSIHTADKDLHSGRYGGTVRNAIHEMARIIASLHDERGAIAIPVLMAGVPPLSEEERLQIAMLPFNEAEFLREVGAQGFGETGYSVREQLTLRPALDVNGIWGGYVGPGSKTIIPNTAHAKLSLRIPPGQDPHQALEAVKAHLRNVCSPLGVRLSIIDPNTGTPAFSLRKTHPLVVAAKKVLLQTAKLEPVLVRLGATVPITTIFHELLGVQTLMFGFNLPDEDVHAPNEFFYVKSLAEGLTSWPRLLEELGKFDLEQFRQMAIEAAPPQSPHGDTSHG, via the coding sequence ATGCATGTAGATGCTATCGTTGAGGACCTGCTGGACCGCCAAGATGAAATAATGCGCGAGCTCTTCAATTTCCTGCGGATGCCAAGTGTAAGTACCGATCCGGCGTTCTGCCAGGGAATGCGAAGGGCGCAAGAGTTCCTGTTGGATTGGTTGAACCGGATGGGGCTCAGTGAGGTTCAACTGTTGGATGGTGGCGGCCATCCCGCGGTATTCGGAGCCTGGAACGGTGCATCAGGCAAGCCCACGGTGCTCATCTACGGCCACTACGACGTGATGCCCCCAGATCCGATTGAAGCGTGGGTGACTCCGCCTTTCGAGCCCACAATACGTGACGGGCGCATCTACGCTCGAGGCGCCTCGGATGTAAAAGGTTCAACTGTTATCGCGCTCGCGACGGTCGCTGCCTTTCTGAGTTTAAGAGGTTCGTGTCCGGTCAATATCAAGATCTTCTTGGAGGGTGAGGAAGAGAGCGGCAGCCCGAGCCTGCGCAACATTGTATTGCAGCACAAAGAATTGCTGCAAGCTGAAGCGATGATTTCGGCCGATGGTGGGCGGGCCAGTGCTCACTTCCCAACGATTAACGTGGGCTGTCGCGGGCTGGGGGAACTGGAATTTTCCATTCACACAGCTGACAAGGATCTTCATTCAGGAAGGTATGGCGGCACAGTTCGAAATGCCATCCATGAGATGGCTCGCATCATTGCGTCGCTGCATGATGAGCGGGGCGCTATCGCCATTCCAGTGTTGATGGCGGGCGTCCCGCCATTGTCGGAGGAAGAGCGGTTGCAAATTGCCATGCTACCGTTCAATGAAGCCGAGTTCCTAAGGGAGGTCGGTGCGCAAGGTTTTGGCGAAACCGGATATTCAGTGCGCGAGCAGCTCACCTTGCGACCGGCATTGGACGTCAATGGGATTTGGGGGGGCTATGTCGGCCCTGGTAGCAAGACGATCATTCCGAACACCGCCCATGCCAAGCTTTCGCTGCGTATCCCGCCGGGGCAGGATCCTCATCAAGCACTTGAAGCGGTAAAAGCGCACCTGCGGAATGTCTGCTCGCCCCTCGGGGTACGTCTTTCAATCATAGATCCAAATACGGGCACTCCGGCTTTCAGCTTGCGAAAAACACATCCATTGGTCGTCGCGGCGAAGAAAGTTCTGCTCCAGACCGCCAAGTTGGAGCCGGTCCTCGTACGTTTGGGCGCCACTGTACCGATCACGACGATATTTCACGAATTACTAGGAGTGCAGACACTCATGTTCGGCTTCAACCTACCAGATGAAGATGTTCATGCTCCCAACGAGTTCTTCTATGTTAAGTCCTTGGCGGAGGGACTGACTTCGTGGCCGAGGCTGCTTGAAGAACTCGGCAAATTCGACCTTGAGCAATTCCGGCAGATGGCAATCGAGGCGGCTCCCCCTCAGTCCCCTCATGGCGACACCTCGCACGGGTAG
- a CDS encoding M24 family metallopeptidase, whose translation MKKQLHFDKVEFATRLSAVKREMSNRGLDVLLVVEPANQNYLTGYSAYSFYTPQMVIVCLDRDEPMWVGRFMDRVSATMTTYLAETNIRAYPDQYVASATLSAFDFMADVVKEVAGEKPTIGVEFGGFYYSARAHADLVKALPNAKIVDADLIINWIRIVKSPAEVAIMRQAGGIADAMMCRAIQVIEPGVRECDIAAAVYHQQISGTSEFGGSYASTPPFLCIGPRQVAPHADWTDDPLPPSTIVNLELFANRYRYQVNLARTVSVGKPTAEYEKLSEIVVEALNTGLETARPGATAEEVSTAFSRKLAKYGIEKEARVGYPIGVGFPPSMQDRTASLRRGDTTVLKPGMCFHMMSGLWLKDTGITITQSFVVTEQGHEPLTEIPRKLFVK comes from the coding sequence ATGAAAAAGCAACTTCACTTCGATAAGGTGGAATTTGCAACACGTCTGTCAGCGGTAAAGCGGGAGATGTCCAATCGAGGGCTCGATGTCCTCCTCGTTGTGGAGCCGGCGAACCAGAACTATCTCACCGGCTACTCCGCTTACTCATTTTATACGCCGCAAATGGTGATTGTATGTCTGGACCGTGACGAGCCGATGTGGGTAGGGCGCTTCATGGACCGCGTTTCGGCGACCATGACGACCTATCTTGCTGAAACCAATATCAGGGCCTATCCGGACCAATATGTAGCGTCCGCGACGCTATCAGCGTTCGACTTCATGGCCGATGTTGTAAAAGAAGTTGCTGGTGAAAAACCCACAATAGGCGTGGAGTTTGGAGGATTTTATTATTCAGCCCGTGCCCATGCCGACTTGGTCAAGGCGCTTCCCAATGCCAAAATCGTAGACGCCGACCTGATCATAAACTGGATTCGGATTGTGAAGAGCCCGGCCGAGGTGGCGATTATGCGCCAAGCCGGTGGCATAGCGGACGCAATGATGTGCCGTGCTATCCAAGTGATCGAGCCCGGGGTGCGCGAATGCGACATCGCTGCAGCAGTTTATCACCAGCAGATTTCCGGAACGTCCGAGTTCGGCGGATCATATGCATCCACACCGCCTTTTCTTTGCATCGGACCTCGTCAAGTCGCACCGCATGCCGACTGGACCGATGATCCCCTCCCACCTTCGACAATCGTAAATCTTGAACTTTTTGCGAATCGATACCGCTATCAAGTCAATCTCGCCCGCACGGTTTCGGTAGGCAAGCCGACCGCTGAATACGAAAAGCTTTCCGAGATTGTTGTGGAGGCACTGAACACAGGGCTGGAAACAGCTCGTCCGGGCGCGACTGCTGAGGAAGTTAGCACTGCCTTTAGCAGGAAGCTCGCAAAGTATGGGATCGAGAAAGAAGCGCGAGTCGGCTATCCGATCGGTGTGGGCTTTCCTCCCTCAATGCAGGATCGCACGGCCAGCTTGAGAAGGGGCGACACAACCGTCCTCAAGCCGGGGATGTGTTTCCATATGATGTCGGGCCTGTGGTTAAAGGACACTGGAATCACCATCACACAGTCTTTCGTGGTTACCGAGCAGGGACATGAGCCGCTGACGGAGATACCGCGTAAGCTGTTCGTCAAGTAG
- a CDS encoding response regulator transcription factor has protein sequence MKPLVLICSEDADFYLVFGHILEEAGFVSELAGGIEEAIQLASEREPHAVVLDCQPSGASGPEICARLKGDPRSRSLAIVALIAPGAENQHLGLLKAGINESFLRPFAPAKLLTYLRGKLSGAPAVSNEEDNQSLICGDLKIRLASHKVRWSGQQLHLGPIEFNLLRYLVENRGKVCSRDELIQAAWPDNHHVDTRTVDVHVSRLRKTMKTISRRNVIRTIRSAGYALNEHDQ, from the coding sequence ATGAAGCCACTGGTCCTGATCTGCTCTGAGGACGCCGACTTCTACCTAGTCTTCGGCCACATCCTGGAGGAGGCCGGCTTCGTAAGCGAGCTGGCCGGCGGCATCGAGGAAGCCATCCAACTGGCGAGCGAACGGGAGCCGCATGCCGTCGTCCTCGACTGCCAGCCGTCGGGTGCGAGCGGGCCAGAGATTTGCGCCCGGCTCAAGGGCGATCCGCGGAGCCGATCCCTGGCCATCGTTGCCCTGATCGCGCCCGGTGCCGAGAACCAGCACCTCGGCCTGCTGAAGGCCGGGATCAATGAAAGCTTCCTGCGGCCTTTCGCGCCGGCCAAGCTACTCACCTATCTGCGGGGCAAGCTGTCGGGAGCACCGGCGGTTTCCAATGAGGAGGATAATCAGTCGCTGATCTGCGGCGACCTCAAGATACGGCTCGCAAGCCATAAGGTGCGTTGGAGCGGCCAGCAGCTGCATCTCGGCCCGATCGAGTTCAACCTGTTGCGCTATCTGGTCGAGAACCGCGGCAAGGTGTGCAGCCGCGACGAACTCATCCAAGCGGCCTGGCCCGACAATCACCATGTCGACACACGCACCGTTGACGTCCATGTCAGTCGCCTCAGAAAGACGATGAAGACGATCTCTCGGCGCAACGTCATCCGCACCATACGCTCAGCAGGCTACGCCCTCAACGAGCACGATCAATGA
- a CDS encoding M81 family metallopeptidase has protein sequence MHAAMPSRGAEPKHRPDARPSTHRRILVGRLFHESHSFSPQITSGEAFEIKNGEDLLAHARCSGTTLGGIVKRAAEFGHEVVPTVSAVAPPGGLVDHHFYVQLRDALIALACQERYDAIALELHGAMATTELPDADGDLLVRLREAVGPDVPIGIGLDLHAHVTQSMLRSVDICIACKENPHSDVVSCGERVVECLAAVLDGTLKPVLTMAKVPMILPGAAETGAGPLAELHARARAIAMAHPEIWDISLFNVYPYTDDEDMGQAAVVLTHGPSRLAQRAAMEFVRDFWAWRERFRDNFSTIDEALDLVARESGRRPYILADMGDRVLAGAPGDSTAIIKHALVRGDRLRGAIPVTDPTSVEAAAQAGIGARVTLGIGGRLTPGFAPLTVSGVVAAISEGRFVIKGPFGAGEETSLGRSAVLVVDDRLSIMLTSKPGFTHDPAAFASQGIDVASQDFVVVKSGYHFKLNFARIGTPLGVATPGIGYYTPGLLHWKRARFWPEHLVPEPEIRAVAYGKSVKTPAA, from the coding sequence GTGCACGCAGCCATGCCATCACGCGGGGCCGAACCAAAGCACCGGCCCGACGCGAGACCCTCGACACATCGACGGATCCTTGTCGGGCGCCTGTTTCATGAGTCGCACAGTTTCAGCCCGCAGATCACTTCGGGTGAGGCGTTCGAAATCAAGAATGGCGAAGACTTGCTCGCTCACGCACGGTGTTCGGGTACGACCCTTGGCGGCATCGTCAAGCGGGCAGCGGAGTTTGGCCACGAGGTGGTGCCTACCGTTTCGGCAGTGGCTCCTCCTGGCGGCCTGGTGGATCATCACTTCTACGTTCAACTCCGGGACGCGTTGATAGCTCTGGCTTGCCAGGAACGATATGACGCCATCGCCCTGGAATTGCACGGTGCAATGGCGACGACCGAGCTGCCGGACGCCGACGGCGATCTTCTTGTTCGCTTGCGCGAGGCGGTTGGCCCGGATGTCCCGATTGGCATCGGTCTTGACCTGCACGCCCATGTCACGCAGAGCATGCTGCGTTCGGTCGATATCTGTATTGCGTGCAAGGAGAACCCGCATTCCGATGTGGTTTCGTGCGGCGAGCGTGTCGTCGAATGCCTCGCGGCCGTGCTGGACGGAACGCTCAAACCGGTCCTCACCATGGCCAAGGTGCCTATGATCCTGCCGGGCGCCGCGGAGACGGGCGCGGGGCCCCTCGCCGAACTCCACGCGCGTGCGCGGGCCATCGCCATGGCCCATCCGGAGATCTGGGACATATCTCTGTTCAACGTCTATCCGTACACGGATGACGAGGATATGGGGCAAGCAGCGGTCGTGCTGACGCATGGTCCGAGCCGGCTTGCACAACGAGCGGCAATGGAGTTCGTCCGGGATTTCTGGGCCTGGCGCGAACGTTTCCGCGATAATTTTTCCACAATCGACGAGGCGCTTGATCTCGTTGCGCGAGAGTCTGGTCGGCGCCCGTACATCCTCGCCGACATGGGCGATCGGGTTCTGGCCGGGGCGCCCGGCGACAGCACGGCCATCATCAAACATGCGCTGGTTCGGGGCGACCGCCTTCGTGGCGCTATTCCGGTTACGGATCCCACAAGCGTGGAAGCCGCCGCACAGGCCGGCATTGGCGCTCGCGTAACGCTTGGCATCGGCGGACGCTTGACGCCAGGTTTCGCGCCCCTAACGGTCTCCGGCGTCGTGGCGGCAATCAGCGAGGGTCGCTTTGTGATAAAAGGGCCGTTCGGCGCCGGTGAAGAAACCTCCCTTGGCCGCTCCGCGGTGTTGGTTGTCGATGACCGGCTGAGCATCATGCTGACGAGCAAGCCGGGCTTCACGCACGATCCGGCGGCTTTTGCGAGCCAAGGCATCGATGTGGCGAGCCAGGATTTCGTCGTTGTGAAATCTGGCTATCACTTCAAACTGAATTTCGCGAGGATCGGCACGCCGCTCGGTGTCGCGACGCCTGGGATCGGCTACTACACGCCCGGACTGCTGCACTGGAAGAGAGCGCGATTCTGGCCGGAACACCTCGTGCCCGAGCCTGAGATCAGAGCTGTCGCGTACGGCAAGTCCGTTAAGACGCCGGCGGCTTGA
- a CDS encoding ABC transporter permease — MREKRRIGNGLAGLLAALMIGLILFFLLLPTLIVIPMSLGTSPYIEFPPQGLTFRWYEQYFSDPDWMAATWFSIRIAVATTFSATVIGTLAAVALVRGRLPGKEFLQALTLAPLIVPHIVIAVALYLFFAPLGLVGSFYGFVIAHSMLAVPYVVITVSAALQRFDANLELAALNCGATRIQAFFHIVLPNIMPGVAAGAVFAFLASFDEATVAFFLSGMEGKTITRKMFEDIDFNLTPVIAAVSTVLTLVSLILMSTIEIARRRSEPGRQG; from the coding sequence ATTCGAGAAAAGCGCCGCATCGGCAATGGTCTGGCTGGGCTGCTTGCCGCGCTCATGATCGGGCTGATCCTGTTCTTCCTTCTCCTGCCGACACTCATCGTCATCCCAATGTCGCTCGGCACCTCACCCTATATCGAGTTCCCGCCGCAGGGCCTGACCTTCAGGTGGTACGAGCAGTATTTCAGCGATCCGGACTGGATGGCAGCGACCTGGTTCAGCATTCGCATTGCCGTAGCCACGACATTCTCGGCAACGGTCATCGGCACGCTTGCCGCTGTCGCCCTGGTCCGGGGCCGCTTGCCGGGGAAAGAGTTCCTGCAGGCGCTGACGCTGGCTCCGCTGATTGTCCCCCATATTGTCATCGCGGTGGCGCTCTATCTCTTTTTCGCGCCCCTTGGCCTGGTGGGGAGCTTCTATGGGTTTGTTATCGCTCATTCGATGCTCGCGGTCCCCTATGTGGTGATCACGGTGAGTGCAGCCCTGCAGCGCTTCGATGCGAACCTCGAACTTGCAGCGCTCAACTGCGGCGCCACGCGGATACAGGCCTTCTTTCACATCGTGCTGCCGAACATCATGCCTGGCGTTGCCGCGGGCGCGGTATTCGCCTTCCTCGCCTCATTCGACGAGGCGACGGTTGCCTTCTTCCTTTCGGGCATGGAGGGCAAGACGATCACGCGCAAAATGTTCGAAGACATCGATTTCAATCTGACGCCTGTCATCGCGGCCGTTTCGACTGTTCTGACGCTAGTCTCGCTGATCCTCATGAGCACGATCGAAATTGCGCGGCGGCGAAGTGAACCTGGTCGCCAGGGATGA
- a CDS encoding ABC transporter permease: MSATPVTKRSFFRSGPTSSREYGPTLSLLLVTPLLLLLLGGFLYPVGRLFWGSVFAPEATPKHYLRILQEPLYFLILWRTFEIAFIVTVLAFLLGYPVALAMSRVSGRAAMLIGACVLIPLWTSVLVRSYAWIVLLQRNGVINNTLHEAGLIETPLKLLYTQGAVVVAMTQVLLPFMVLPIYSVVHSIPDDLTRAARNLGAGGLQAFLHITLPLSLPGVAAGVLITFILSLGFYVTPALVGGPSTLMMSTLIGQQTTELLNWPFAGALSAVLLIATLLLVIVFRRALALNKGFKLG; the protein is encoded by the coding sequence ATGTCTGCTACCCCGGTCACGAAACGCTCCTTTTTTCGCAGCGGTCCAACATCGTCGAGAGAGTATGGACCGACGCTGTCGCTTCTTCTCGTAACACCGCTTCTTCTGCTCCTGTTGGGTGGATTTCTCTATCCGGTTGGAAGGCTTTTTTGGGGTAGCGTCTTTGCGCCAGAGGCAACGCCCAAACATTACCTGCGCATCCTGCAGGAACCCTTATATTTCCTCATTCTGTGGCGGACGTTCGAGATCGCCTTCATCGTCACCGTTCTGGCCTTCCTGCTCGGCTATCCCGTCGCTCTGGCCATGTCACGGGTCTCCGGGCGTGCAGCAATGCTGATCGGTGCCTGCGTGCTCATCCCCTTGTGGACGAGTGTTCTCGTCCGCTCCTACGCATGGATTGTGCTGCTCCAGCGCAACGGGGTCATCAACAACACCCTTCATGAGGCTGGGTTGATCGAGACGCCATTAAAGCTCCTCTATACGCAAGGTGCCGTGGTCGTGGCGATGACGCAGGTTTTGCTGCCCTTCATGGTCTTGCCGATCTATTCGGTGGTCCATAGCATCCCGGACGATCTTACCAGAGCGGCTCGTAACCTCGGCGCGGGCGGCCTCCAGGCCTTTCTTCACATTACGCTGCCGCTCAGTCTGCCTGGCGTCGCGGCCGGTGTGCTCATCACATTCATTTTGTCGCTCGGGTTCTACGTCACGCCGGCGCTCGTCGGCGGGCCCAGCACGCTGATGATGTCGACCTTGATCGGTCAGCAGACGACGGAGCTGCTTAACTGGCCATTCGCGGGCGCGTTGTCCGCCGTCCTGCTGATCGCGACACTTTTGCTTGTCATCGTCTTCCGGCGCGCGCTTGCACTCAACAAGGGGTTCAAACTTGGTTGA
- a CDS encoding ABC transporter ATP-binding protein: MDGMNVSVRGLGKRYGLVRAVEEVTLDVRPGEFLSLLGPSGSGKTTLMMMIAGFEMPSSGDIRIGDRDVTYVAPNRRNVGMVFQRYALFPHMTVADNIAFPLRMRKVPKADAARRVADALALVQLEGYGKRLPRELSGGQQQRVAVARALVFEPPVLLMDEPLGALDKKLREQMQIEIKRLQQRLGVTVIYVTHDQEEALTMSDRIAVMRDGSLEQIGSPTELYDTPATPFVADFVGKTNFLEGECRNCTGTGLEIGFGKSGFIQIAQRPPAPKTRPKPGDRLRLAVRPEQIRMLRPGETDGPTLEGVVEAVIFVGSFRTFLVRLAGGELLHVQVHMDRDISHPLEGDRVSLAIPSQAVHFFPEARC, translated from the coding sequence GTGGATGGCATGAATGTATCGGTGCGGGGACTGGGAAAGCGTTACGGTTTGGTTCGGGCTGTCGAGGAGGTCACGCTAGACGTTCGTCCCGGCGAGTTCCTTTCGCTTCTCGGGCCATCAGGGTCAGGCAAGACGACTCTCATGATGATGATTGCCGGCTTCGAGATGCCTAGCTCGGGCGACATCCGGATTGGCGATCGGGATGTGACCTACGTCGCTCCGAACCGGCGCAATGTTGGCATGGTGTTTCAGCGCTATGCTCTGTTTCCCCACATGACAGTTGCCGACAACATCGCGTTCCCGCTGCGCATGCGTAAAGTCCCAAAGGCCGATGCAGCGCGCCGCGTCGCCGACGCCTTGGCTCTGGTACAGCTTGAGGGCTACGGGAAACGCCTGCCGAGGGAACTGTCTGGCGGGCAGCAGCAACGCGTTGCAGTGGCGCGAGCACTTGTGTTCGAGCCGCCCGTGCTGCTCATGGACGAGCCACTGGGCGCGCTCGACAAGAAGCTCCGTGAGCAAATGCAAATCGAGATAAAGCGCCTGCAGCAGCGGCTGGGTGTAACCGTTATCTACGTCACGCACGACCAGGAAGAAGCGCTTACCATGTCGGACCGGATCGCGGTGATGCGCGACGGCTCTTTGGAGCAGATAGGCTCCCCTACCGAGCTTTACGACACGCCTGCCACACCATTCGTCGCCGATTTCGTCGGCAAGACGAACTTCCTGGAAGGCGAATGCCGCAATTGCACTGGAACCGGTCTCGAGATCGGGTTTGGTAAAAGCGGGTTCATTCAAATAGCTCAGCGCCCCCCTGCTCCGAAAACTCGCCCGAAGCCCGGCGATCGCCTGCGTTTGGCTGTGCGCCCTGAGCAGATACGGATGCTCCGCCCGGGTGAAACAGACGGCCCGACCCTTGAAGGCGTTGTCGAAGCCGTCATTTTCGTCGGGTCGTTTCGCACGTTCCTTGTCCGGCTTGCGGGCGGAGAACTCCTCCATGTCCAGGTCCATATGGACCGCGACATTTCGCATCCATTGGAAGGAGATCGCGTCAGCCTGGCGATACCAAGCCAGGCAGTGCACTTTTTCCCTGAGGCGAGGTGCTGA
- a CDS encoding ABC transporter substrate-binding protein, with amino-acid sequence MLKLSAGAVSGIGNLVALSNNATAAPLDKLVERARQAGEREVVVAGGTGAYGDLVKKYFYAPFTEATGIEVVAAGGGYGEKLAKFKAMASVGRVEWDVITLSIDSLTPDIANLLDDLGDCANLPDVGSRGVDGSCLGHGVLFDIGGGVLAFDKRSFPDGHSQPASWADFWDVKTFPGPRALPNVGNPWWNLIAALEADGVSRDQLFPLDVDRAFRKLDEIKPDVTVWWKSGDQSQQLFRTGEVVMAMLFSGRAFRLRAEKIPLGISWQGAPLDAAFWAVTKGAQHPNAALALLDFIYTRPEAHAAFANESFGSTAQREAIKFLPQDARASSVIQPDNWSQIVQINRDWLAANRDAILERWSTWLAS; translated from the coding sequence ATGCTCAAGCTTTCCGCAGGAGCCGTCTCCGGCATCGGAAACCTCGTTGCGTTGTCCAACAATGCCACCGCGGCTCCGCTCGATAAGCTCGTGGAGCGGGCGCGCCAGGCTGGCGAGCGAGAAGTGGTCGTGGCGGGTGGCACCGGCGCGTACGGCGATCTTGTGAAGAAGTACTTTTATGCGCCGTTTACCGAGGCAACCGGAATAGAGGTGGTTGCGGCTGGCGGAGGTTATGGCGAGAAGCTGGCCAAGTTCAAGGCGATGGCATCGGTTGGACGGGTTGAATGGGACGTCATTACTCTTTCGATCGACTCCCTCACCCCGGACATCGCGAACCTTCTCGACGATCTGGGCGATTGCGCGAACCTACCGGACGTCGGCTCTCGGGGGGTTGACGGCTCTTGTCTGGGCCATGGTGTCCTGTTTGATATCGGAGGCGGTGTCCTTGCCTTCGACAAGCGCAGTTTTCCAGATGGCCATTCTCAGCCGGCGAGTTGGGCGGACTTTTGGGATGTAAAGACCTTTCCCGGACCGAGGGCGCTGCCGAACGTCGGTAATCCATGGTGGAACTTGATTGCAGCGCTCGAGGCCGATGGCGTGAGCCGCGATCAATTGTTCCCGCTGGATGTTGATCGCGCCTTCCGTAAGCTCGACGAGATCAAACCCGATGTGACGGTATGGTGGAAGAGCGGCGATCAGAGCCAGCAGCTCTTCCGCACTGGCGAAGTGGTCATGGCCATGTTGTTTTCCGGTCGCGCCTTCCGGTTGCGTGCCGAGAAGATACCGCTCGGAATCAGCTGGCAGGGAGCCCCCCTCGATGCTGCGTTCTGGGCGGTGACCAAGGGCGCACAACACCCGAATGCCGCGCTTGCGCTCCTCGACTTCATCTATACGCGCCCGGAGGCACACGCCGCGTTCGCGAACGAATCGTTTGGATCGACCGCCCAGCGCGAAGCAATCAAGTTCCTGCCGCAGGATGCCCGGGCATCAAGTGTCATTCAACCCGATAACTGGTCTCAGATTGTCCAAATCAACCGTGACTGGCTGGCAGCGAACCGGGACGCGATTCTGGAACGCTGGAGCACATGGCTTGCGAGCTGA